Proteins encoded together in one Hevea brasiliensis isolate MT/VB/25A 57/8 chromosome 16, ASM3005281v1, whole genome shotgun sequence window:
- the LOC110637847 gene encoding cytokinin hydroxylase: protein MVMMALTSLLFVFFSLFFKIAYDTISCYFLIPRRIKKIMEKQGVRGPEPRPLTGNILDVTSFVSHSTSKDMDSIHHDIVPRLLPHYIAWSKQYGKRFIYWNGIEPRICLTETELIKELLTKYSIKAGKSWLQQQGSKHFIGGGLLMANGDNWYHQRHIVAPAFMGERLKSYSVHMVECTKKMLRSLENAVESGQNEFEIGECMTRLTADIISRTEFDCSYEKGKQIFHLLTVLQRLCAQASRHLCFPGSRFFPSKYNREIKSLKMEVERLLMEIIQSRKDCVEIGRSSSYGNDLLGMLLNEMQKKKGNGSFSLNLQLIMDECKTFFFAGHETTALLLTWTVMLLASNPSWQEKVRAEVKQVCNGETPSVDHLPKLTVLNMVINESLRLYPPATLLPRMAFEDFKLGDLHIPKGLSIWIPVLAIHHSEELWGKDANEFNPDRFASKSFAPGRHFIPFAAGPRNCIGQTFAMMEAKIILAMLISSFSFTISDSYRHAPVIVLTIKPKYGVQVCMKPINP, encoded by the exons ATGGTGATGATGGCATTGACAAGTCTATTGTTTGTATTCTTCTCTTTATTCTTCAAAATTGCATATGACACCATCTCATGTTACTTCCTAATTCCAAGACGCATCAAGAAGATTATGGAGAAGCAAGGTGTACGTGGTCCTGAACCCCGGCCACTTACAGGCAACATCTTAGACGTGACCTCCTTCGTCTCCCACTCTACTTCCAAAGACATGGATTCTATTCATCATGACATCGTTCCTCGCCTCTTGCCACATTACATTGCCTGGTCTAAACAATATG GGAAAAGATTTATATATTGGAATGGGATTGAACCACGCATATGCTTAACAGAGACAGAATTGATCAAAGAACTTCTGACAAAGTACAGCATTAAAGCTGGTAAATCCTGGCTACAACAGCAAGGATCAAAACATTTTATCGGGGGTGGCTTGTTAATGGCAAACGGGGATAACTGGTATCATCAACGACATATCGTTGCGCCGGCATTCATGGGAGAGAGACTGAAA agcTACTCTGTGCACATGGTGGAATGCACTAAGAAGATGCTCCGATCACTGGAAAATGCCGTAGAATCAGGCCAAAATGAGTTTGAGATTGGTGAATGCATGACTAGACTGACTGCTGATATAATTTCGAGAACCGAATTCGATTGTAGCTATGAGAAAGGGAAGCAAATATTCCATCTCTTAACTGTTCTTCAACGTCTCTGTGCTCAAGCAAGCAGGCACCTGTGCTTTCCTGGAAGTCG GTTCTTTCCTAGTAAATACAACAGAGAGATAAAATCGTTGAAGATGGAGGTAGAAAGACTACTAATGGAGATCATACAAAGCCGAAAAGATTGTGTGGAGATCGGTAGGAGCAGTTCTTATGGGAATGATTTGTTAGGAATGCTTCTGAATGAGAtgcagaagaagaaaggaaatggATCTTTCAGTTTGAACCTACAATTGATAATGGATGAATGCAAAACTTTCTTCTTTGCTGGACATGAAACTACTGCTCTATTGCTCACTTGGACAGTCATGCTTCTTGCTAGTAATCCTTCTTGGCAAGAAAAGGTTCGAGCTGAGGTCAAGCAGGTCTGCAATGGTGAAACCCCCTCGGTTGATCATCTTCCCAAACTCACCGTG CTCAATATGGTGATAAATGAATCACTAAGGCTGTATCCTCCAGCTACACTGCTTCCTAGAATGGCTTTTGAAGATTTTAAGCTAGGAGATCTTCACATACCAAAGGGGCTATCAATTTGGATTCCTGTTCTTGCAATTCATCATAGTGAAGAGTTATGGGGAAAAGATGCAAATGAGTTCAATCCTGACAGGTTTGCTTCCAAGTCATTTGCTCCTGGGAGGCATTTCATCCCTTTTGCTGCTGGGCCCAGGAATTGTATAGGCCAAACTTTTGCTATGATGGAAGCTAAAATCATATTagccatgttgatttcaagttttAGCTTCACTATTTCAGACAGTTATCGCCATGCTCCTGTTATTGTCCTCACAATAAAACCCAAGTATGGAGTTCAAGTCTGTATGAAGCCCATCAATCcatag
- the LOC110637880 gene encoding ubiquitin receptor RAD23c, translating to MKVFVKTLKGTNFEIEVKPEDTVADVKKSIETVQGADIYPAAQQMLIHQGKVLKDGTTLEENKVAENSFIVIMLSKSKVSSSGASTASAAPPSQAQPASSLPTSATQPATTTQAPAPTAAPLQPSTESTPSVVNPVSSESDIYGHAASNLVAGSNLEATIQQILDMGGGSWDRKTVVHALRAAYNNPERAVEYLYSGIPEQAEVQPVARVPASGQAANPPAHTEQPAAPTSGGPNANPLDLFPQGLPSMGSNASAGTLDFLRNSQQFQALRAMVQANPQILQPMIQELGKQNPHLMRLIQEHQADFLRLINEPVEGEGNPLSQLASAMPQAVTVTPEEREAIERLEAMGFDRALVLEVFIACNKNEELAANYLLDHIHEFEE from the exons ATGAAGGTTTTTGTGAAGACTTTGAAGGGTACAAACTTCGAGATCGAAGTAAAACCTGAAGACACG GTCGCTGATGTCAAGAAAAGCATAGAGACGGTACAGGGTGCAGACATTTACCCTGCTGCACAGCAGATGCTGATTCATCAGGGGAAAGTTCTTAAAGATGGCACAACTTTGGAAGAAAATAAAGTTGCTGAAAATAGTTTTATTGTCATAATGTTAAGCAAG AGCAAGGTTTCATCAAGTGGAGCATCAACTGCTTCGGCTGCACCTCCAAGCCAA GCCCAACCTGCAAGTTCTTTGCCTACTAGTGCAACACAACCAGCAACAACTACTCAAGCTCCTGCTCCAACCGCAGCACC ACTACAACCCTCCACTGAATCTACACCTTCTGTAGTTAATCCTGTTTC TTCAGAATCAGACATATATGGACACGCAGCATCAAACCTTGTTGCAGGAAGTAATTTAGAGGCTACCATTCAACAGATACTTGACATGGGCGGAGGCAGTTGGGATCGCAAAACTGTTGTACATGCTCTACGTGCTGCATATAACAACCCTGAAAGGGCTGTTGAATATCTTTATTCT GGAATTCCTGAGCAAGCTGAAGTTCAACCAGTTGCCCGAGTTCCTGCTAGTGGGCAGGCTGCAAATCCACCAGCCCATACTGAACAACCTGCAGCACCTACCAGTGGTGGGCCAAATGCAAATCCTCTAGATCTATTTCCACAG GGCCTTCCTAGTATGGGTTCCAATGCCAGTGCAGGCACCTTGGATTTTTTGCGCAACAGTCAGCAG TTCCAAGCATTGCGGGCTATGGTGCAAGCAAATCCTCAAATCCTGCAG CCTATGATTCAGGAGCTTGGGAAACAAAACCCACATCTTATGCGGCTCATTCAAGAGCATCAGGCTGACTTCTTGCGCTTGATAAATGAACCTGTTGAAGGAGAAGG GAACCCACTTAGTCAGTTGGCTTCAGCAATGCCTCAGGCTGTGACTGTTACTCCTGAGGAGCGCGAGGCAATTGAGCGT CTTGAAGCAATGGGCTTTGATCGAGCCCTAGTGTTGGAGGTATTCATTGCATGCAACAAGAATGAAGAACTGGCAGCCAACTATCTATTAGATCACATTCATGAATTTGAGGAATGA
- the LOC110637878 gene encoding uncharacterized protein LOC110637878 isoform X2: protein MGKKLRALLGKNFKTSKFKNLTNSAISRIAYIEKEHKVRCSQAHADVLELLNIGQQERALLRVEHVLREQNMLDAYAMIENYFYLLLERVVFLENNKKCPDELKEAISSLIFAASRCGELPELQKIRELFTSRFGKEFATCAVELRNNCGVNPKIAKKLATRQPSLDRKLKALKEITAANETSQQKLYVDKQEEQPKSIESGESSADPQLQDDMQDFLVRLKQDENFCETAKARKKYKDAEAAAQAALQFASHAAAAARAAVELSKPHNGNSASQNSSTHGKHAFHFDESLLISEIHVDAKAVSKEKKHRNDGLDSVKIGDSDILNSKTKSKKVAEDKCSGHLEESGDRKKKAELERGIVKNDDGARKKQINETALLKSYFGGESSLRTKSDFDRGLSYENKDDLTYKSPKENLLIQKKGRGHFP from the exons ATGGGAAAGAAACTAAGAGCTTTGCTGGGAAAAAACTTCAAGACCTCCAAATTTAAAAACCTGACCAATTCTGCTATTTCAAGGATTGCTTACATTGAGAAAGAGCACAAAGTCAGGTGTTCCCAAGCACATGCAGACGTTCTTGAGCTCCTCAATATCGGTCAGCAAGAACGTGCTCTTCTTCGG GTTGAGCATGTGCTTAGGGAGCAGAACATGTTGGATGCTTATGCTATGATAGAAAATTACTTCTATCTCCTGCTGGAAAGGGTGGTGTTTCTTGAAAATAATAA AAAATGTCCTGATGAGCTCAAGGAAGCGATTTCAAGCCTGATATTTGCGGCATCGAGATGCGGAGAATTGCCAGAGCTGCAAAAGATTCGTGAGTtgtttacatcaagatttggGAAGGAATTTGCTACTTGTGCTGTTGAATTACGCAACAACTGTGGTGTGAATCCTAAG atTGCAAAGAAACTGGCAACCCGGCAACCAAGTTTGGATAGAAAATTGAAAGCACTGAAAGAAATTACTGCAGCAAATGAAACCAGCCAGCAG AAGCTGTACGTGGACAAGCAGGAAGAGCAGCCCAAATCTATTGAATCAGGAGAATCATCAGCTGATCCTCAACTGCAAGATGATATGCAAGATTTTCTTGTGAGGCTAAAACAGGATGAGAACTTCTGTGAAACAGCAAAAGCAAGAAAGAAGTACAAAGATGCTGAGGCTGCAGCCCAAGCAGCTCTTCAATTTGCATCTCATGCGGCAGCTGCTGCTAGAGCCGCTGTGGAGCTGTCAAAGCCTCACAACGGAAATTCTGCATCCCAAAACAGTTCCACTCATGGAAAGCATGCTTTCCATTTTGATGAATCTCTCTTGATCTCTGAAATTCATGTTGATGCCAAAGCAGTTTCGAAGGAGAAGAAGCACAGGAATGATGGTTTAGATTCTGTGAAAATCGGGGATAGTGATATCTTAAACTCCAAAACAAAAAGTAAAAAAGTTGCAGAAGACAAATGCAGCGGCCATCTTGAAGAATCTGGAGATAGAAAGAAGAAAGCCGAACTTGAGAGAGGCATTGTTAAGAATGATGATGGTGCTAGAAAGAAACAGATCAATGAAACAGCACTGTTAAAATCTTATTTTGGTGGGGAATCTAGCCTGAGAACAAAATCCGACTTCGATAGAGGTTTATCTTATGAGAATAAAGATGACCTTACCTACAAATCTCCAAAGGAAAACCTGCTTATACAAAAGAAGGGACGAGGCCACTTTCCATGA
- the LOC110637878 gene encoding uncharacterized protein LOC110637878 isoform X1 — MGKKLRALLGKNFKTSKFKNLTNSAISRIAYIEKEHKVRCSQAHADVLELLNIGQQERALLRVEHVLREQNMLDAYAMIENYFYLLLERVVFLENNKKCPDELKEAISSLIFAASRCGELPELQKIRELFTSRFGKEFATCAVELRNNCGVNPKIAKKLATRQPSLDRKLKALKEITAANETSQQQKLYVDKQEEQPKSIESGESSADPQLQDDMQDFLVRLKQDENFCETAKARKKYKDAEAAAQAALQFASHAAAAARAAVELSKPHNGNSASQNSSTHGKHAFHFDESLLISEIHVDAKAVSKEKKHRNDGLDSVKIGDSDILNSKTKSKKVAEDKCSGHLEESGDRKKKAELERGIVKNDDGARKKQINETALLKSYFGGESSLRTKSDFDRGLSYENKDDLTYKSPKENLLIQKKGRGHFP, encoded by the exons ATGGGAAAGAAACTAAGAGCTTTGCTGGGAAAAAACTTCAAGACCTCCAAATTTAAAAACCTGACCAATTCTGCTATTTCAAGGATTGCTTACATTGAGAAAGAGCACAAAGTCAGGTGTTCCCAAGCACATGCAGACGTTCTTGAGCTCCTCAATATCGGTCAGCAAGAACGTGCTCTTCTTCGG GTTGAGCATGTGCTTAGGGAGCAGAACATGTTGGATGCTTATGCTATGATAGAAAATTACTTCTATCTCCTGCTGGAAAGGGTGGTGTTTCTTGAAAATAATAA AAAATGTCCTGATGAGCTCAAGGAAGCGATTTCAAGCCTGATATTTGCGGCATCGAGATGCGGAGAATTGCCAGAGCTGCAAAAGATTCGTGAGTtgtttacatcaagatttggGAAGGAATTTGCTACTTGTGCTGTTGAATTACGCAACAACTGTGGTGTGAATCCTAAG atTGCAAAGAAACTGGCAACCCGGCAACCAAGTTTGGATAGAAAATTGAAAGCACTGAAAGAAATTACTGCAGCAAATGAAACCAGCCAGCAG CAGAAGCTGTACGTGGACAAGCAGGAAGAGCAGCCCAAATCTATTGAATCAGGAGAATCATCAGCTGATCCTCAACTGCAAGATGATATGCAAGATTTTCTTGTGAGGCTAAAACAGGATGAGAACTTCTGTGAAACAGCAAAAGCAAGAAAGAAGTACAAAGATGCTGAGGCTGCAGCCCAAGCAGCTCTTCAATTTGCATCTCATGCGGCAGCTGCTGCTAGAGCCGCTGTGGAGCTGTCAAAGCCTCACAACGGAAATTCTGCATCCCAAAACAGTTCCACTCATGGAAAGCATGCTTTCCATTTTGATGAATCTCTCTTGATCTCTGAAATTCATGTTGATGCCAAAGCAGTTTCGAAGGAGAAGAAGCACAGGAATGATGGTTTAGATTCTGTGAAAATCGGGGATAGTGATATCTTAAACTCCAAAACAAAAAGTAAAAAAGTTGCAGAAGACAAATGCAGCGGCCATCTTGAAGAATCTGGAGATAGAAAGAAGAAAGCCGAACTTGAGAGAGGCATTGTTAAGAATGATGATGGTGCTAGAAAGAAACAGATCAATGAAACAGCACTGTTAAAATCTTATTTTGGTGGGGAATCTAGCCTGAGAACAAAATCCGACTTCGATAGAGGTTTATCTTATGAGAATAAAGATGACCTTACCTACAAATCTCCAAAGGAAAACCTGCTTATACAAAAGAAGGGACGAGGCCACTTTCCATGA
- the LOC110637875 gene encoding uncharacterized protein LOC110637875, which yields MEALVDTFLGRKFKTSRFKILAKLAISRVAILRNQRQVRYSHAKSDVVELLNLGHQEQALLRVEHVIKEQNMMDTFAMIEDYCYLLIDRVMLLKKDKECHDDLKEAISSLIFASSRCGEFPELQKIRAIFVTRFGREFAACAVELRNNCGVNSKIMQKLSTRRPSLESRLKVLKDTAFENGIVLNLVEDASLVVEEKLDVNQKQKQQESYKSVKLQDTEPEDETHVLPEELIPGEQLSASLKARKKYRDVAAAALQAFESAADAAAAARAAVELSRSKSQDTDQDYHSGCSHGGTKHDLEDRKNLNNASIFEKIHPIDNTSSESEGEDHLKALSRSKNKPGLIGRTPYTLSSDSNRNTPSLKHQDLDSYIKPSFPTNEIQNIGQYKADGEEYSSDKDGSKTPYRSPKWILRKP from the exons ATGGAGGCCCTTGTAGATACTTTTCTTGGAAGGAAGTTCAAGACCTCCCGATTCAAGATTCTAGCAAAACTAGCAATCTCTAGGGTTGCCATCCTCAGGAACCAAAGACAAGTCCGGTATTCCCATGCAAAGTCTGATGTTGTTGAGCTCTTGAACCTTGGCCATCAAGAACAAGCTCTTCTTCGT GTTGAGCATGTGATCAAGGAGCAAAATATGATGGATACATTTGCTATGATAGAGGACTATTGCTACCTTCTTATAGATAGGGTTATGCTCCTCAAGAAGGACAA GGAATGTCATGATGACCTCAAGGAGGCGATTTCAAGCTTGATCTTTGCATCTTCCAGATGTGGGGAATTTCCAGAACTGCAAAAAATTCGTGCAATTTTTGTTACAAGATTCGGGAGAGAATTTGCTGCTTGTGCTGTTGAGTTGCGCAACAACTGTGGAGTGAATTCTAAG attATGCAAAAGCTTTCAACACGACGGCCAAGCTTGGAAAGTAGATTGAAAGTCCTGAAGGACACTGCTTTTGAGAATGGTATCGTCCTGAATTTGGTGGAAGATGCTTCTCTTGTTGTTGAG GAGAAATTGGATGTCAACCAAAAGCAAAAGCAGCAAGAATCTTATAAATCAGTTAAATTGCAAGATACTGAGCCTGAAGATGAAACCCACGTTTTGCCTGAGGAGTTGATCCCAGGTGAGCAGTTATCTGCATCATTGAAAGCAAGAAAGAAGTATAGAGATGTAGCTGCTGCTGCTCTACAGGCCTTCGAATCAGCAGCTGATGCAGCAGCAGCTGCAAGAGCTGCTGTTGAACTCTCTAGATCCAAATCTCAGGACACTGATCAAGATTATCACAGTGGTTGTAGCCATGGGGGAACCAAACATGATCTAGAGGACAGAAAAAACTTGAATAATGCATCGATTTTTGAAAAAATCCATCCAATTGACAACACTAGTTCAGAATCAGAAGGTGAAGATCATCTCAAAGCTTTGTCAAGGAGCAAAAATAAGCCTGGGCTAATAGGCAGGACACCATATACTTTAAGTTCAGATTCTAACAGAAACACTCCATCACTAAAGCACCAGGACTTGGATTCTTATATAAAGCCTAGTTTTCCCACAAATGAGATCCAAAATATTGGTCAGTACAAAGCAGATGGCGAGGAATATAGTTCAGATAAGGATGGGAGTAAGACTCCATACAGATCCCCAAAGTGGATTCTACGGAAGCCTTAA
- the LOC110637876 gene encoding LOW QUALITY PROTEIN: 30S ribosomal protein 3, chloroplastic (The sequence of the model RefSeq protein was modified relative to this genomic sequence to represent the inferred CDS: inserted 1 base in 1 codon): MSAFMVFQSKISPSLKPSNFTSQNLLKAPIFSVKPKSLYLHVNLPSSLKVIQTTVKLTLSASAADPIFSEEETPTEPYFTNSWWGTGFYSWRLGVVVKPMEKPRIALKFIWMHKAIDVALDQVIQGFGXMPSSPCYFWSKEDAWAWDQLKMLLESKPRISRKQMHILLNHATDIINLWKESSCNS, from the exons ATGTCAGCATTCATGGTATTTCAATCTAAAATCAGTCCCTCTCTAAAACCCTCAAATTTCACTTCACAAAACCTCCTTAAGGCCCCAATCTTTTCTGTCAAACCCAAATCCTTATATTTGCACGTTAACTTGCCTTCTAGTCTCAAAGTTATTCAGACCACTGTAAAGCTCACCCTTTCAGCTTCAGCAGCTGACCCAATTTTCTCTGAGGAAGAAACACCCACAG AACCCTACTTCACGAATTCATGGTGGGGTACTGGCTTTTATTCTTGGAGGCTTGGAGTGGTGGTGAAGCCGATGGAGAAACCGAGGATAGCATTGAAGTTTATTTGGATGCATAAGGCAATTGATGTTGCGTTAGACCAAGTGATACAAGGGTTTG TAATGCCTTCGAGTCCCTGCTACTTCTGGTCCAAGGAAGATGCCTGGGCCTGGGACCAGCTTAAAATGTTGCTTGAAAGCAAGCCCCGGATATCCCGGAAGCAAATGCATATCCTTCTCAATCACGCTACTGATATCATCAACTTGTGGAAAGAAAGTAGTTGCAATTCATAG
- the LOC110637863 gene encoding uncharacterized protein LOC110637863 yields MRIAFLKPAKGGEDKEKVKESRNVFAWKIRNYEERGFQGYTLEFLMEYSFEQVSVSDLCFKRATELNGQETSTLEIQWDLKVAVVTTRLLWLLQHMLDAIQYIWITAIFCLSVDFTGWKPVHIIQVSIFPSNVCRCDDDIQQHINMMLRWMEKIYGYRLSCTNGFVDLHMQE; encoded by the exons ATGAGGATTGCTTTTCTGAAACCAGCAAAAGGAGGGGAAGATAAGGAAAAGGTTAAAGAAAGCAGAAATGTGTTTGCATggaaaataagaaattatgag GAAAGAGGTTTTCAGGGTTACACATTAGAATTTCTTATGGAATACTCATTTGAGCAAGTAAGTGTTAGTGACTTGTGTTTTAAAAGGGCCACAGAGCTAAATGGCCAGGAAACCTCAACCTTGGAAATTCAGTGGGACCTGAAGGTTGCTGTGGTTACTACAAGGTTGCTGTGGTTACTACAACACATGTTAGATGCGATTCAATATATATGGATTACTGCCATCTTCTGCCTCTCTGTAGATTTCACTGGTTGGAAACCGGTACACATAATACAAGTATCAATTTTCCCTTCGAATGTGTGCAGATGTGACGACGACATACAACAACATATCAACATGATGTTAAGATGGATGGAAAAGATATATGGGTATAGATTGAGTTGTACAAATGGCTTTGTAGATCTGCATATGCAGGAATGA